A segment of the Mangrovimonas sp. YM274 genome:
GCCAGAGCTCTTGTATTTACTTCCACATGATTTCGTTTAGCCTCGTCCATAAGGTTTAAACACAATACGGCCTTGCCTGTAATTTCCAAAATTTGAAGAACCAAATTCAAATTTCGCTCCAAACGTCCAGCATCTACCACTATTACGGTAACATCTGGTTTTCCAAATAGGATAAAATTTCTCGCGACCTCTTCATCTTCTGAAGTAGACAACAAGGAGTAAGTTCCTGGCAAATCCACCAGTTTGTATTTTTTATCATTGTACTGATAACCACCTTCCGCTCTCGTTACCGTTTTTCCCGGCCAATTCCCTGTATGCTGTCGCAAGCCCGTTAAAGCATTAAAAACGGTACTCTTTCCTGTATTTGGATTACCAGCTAGAGCCACCACAAAATCCGTATTCTCAGCATTGACCCCCAACTTCTTAAGTCCTTTAGGATTATACTGAGGACACACCTCGCATGCACTGCTCACTATCGGTTTCTTTTCCTCCATCTCATTTCCTTTTAATCAATACCTTAGCTGCCTGGTCATCTCGCAACGCAATGGCAGACCCTTTAACAATATAGGCTTTAGGATTTCTCAATGGACTCTCCAAACCTATGTGAATGGATGCTCCTTTTACAAATCCTAAATCCAACAAACGACGGCGACTCTCACCTCTGCATTCTTTGGAAATCCCTAATATTTCAGCCGATTCTCCACTTTTTAATGCAGACAAACGTACCGCATCTTCCTCGATATATACATCTTCAGTAAAGACTTCAATAGTCAAATTTCTAGCCACTTCTGGAGCCAGAATAAACTCTTCTCCTTCGGAATAAAACACCACCCGCTTTTCATTGTTTTCAACAACACGAATATGTGACCCTATATGAATATTTTCAGCAAGAATTTGATGATATATAACAGCAGGCTCGTCTTCAATATGAACGATTTTTCCAACCGTATCTGCTTCTAGATCCACCAAATGCTTTCCATCGATATCGGTAACCTCCCCTAAATGCGACGGGATGGGATCACCATGCGGATCATAAATGGGATTACCAAGTTTGGTAGCTAAAACATTGGTCTCCTCATAGCTTAACTGATGCTCCATTTTTTCGGCTCTAGGATGCCATTCGGTTTTATCAAAACCTGTTTTCTCGGCAAGGTATTTTTCCCAAAGCCGATGCACCCTAACTATTTTTATGGCATATTCACGCCCCATGGGCAACAATGACATTTCTTTCCCCTCAAGTGCAATCAACCCAGAAACAGCCATGGCATCCATCACGTCTTCCAGGACACCATTACGGTACTTCAAGCCATTCATTAATTCCTCCTTAAAAATTGACTCACCCATGGTTTCCAGGGTATACATTTGTTTTAAAATGTCTTCTGTAATTATTTTTTGGTTGGTTTTGATACTATTTCGAATAATCCAAACCCAACCCTTCACTGGCCTAAACAAAAAGAAGAGCAAAGCGACCAGCAATACAAAGACTACAAGATTGACTATAGGGTTGCTAATACTCATTCGCTTAGTTTTACATACAAGTTATTAGACACCGTTTTGGAAATACTCAATGGCTTATCATTAACTTCTATTATCATAGATTCATCAAAAGATTCCTTTGACAACACCTTGAACGAGGTGCCCAATGCAATACGATGCTTATCCAAATACTTTAAAAAATCTTTAGAGGTATCCTTTACACCAATACACATACAAACTTCAGATTCCTGAATCTGAGCGAGCAATACTTTTTCAGTTTTTTTAATCTGTCCGTCCTTATCTGGAATAGGATCTCCATGGGGGTCATGGGTAGGAAATTCCAAAAAGGCATCCAATTGATTGATGAGTTTTTCGGATTTGATATGTTCCAACTGCTCAGCCACATCATGAACCTCATCCCAAGAGAAATTTAAATGTTCTACCAAAAACACCTCCCATAACCTATGCTTTCTCACTACCGAAGCGGCTATTTTACGCCCCTCATTAGTCAATTTGGCTCCTTGATACTTACGATAACTCACCAAATCCTTCTCAGATAGTTTTTTAATCATATCGGTAACCGATGATGCCTTGGTTTCCATTTGCTGAGCCACAGCACTCGTGCTCACCGAAACTGCACCAAATTTCCCCAAGTGGTAAATAGCTTTTAAGTAGTTTTCTTCTGAAAGCGATAACATGAACAAATTTTTATGCAAATATACAAACTTTACACAAACTTAAATTAATTTTTAGTCTTGCCTAAATATTTATTTACCTTTGCGCAAAATATTATTTACATGAGGCTACTCTTACCTGCTCTGATATTGTGTTTTAACACTGTTCTTGCTCAACAACACTTTCAAATAAAAGGAAATGTCTACAGCAATGGAGAAGTCTTGCCCTTTGCCAACGTCTATTTAAAACACACTTCTTTGGGCACCACTAGCGATGAACATGGAAGCTATGAGATAAACAATATTGCGCCAGGCAGGTATACAATAGTTGTCTCTTTCACCGGTTACACATCCCAACAAAAAACCATTCAATTAAAAAATGACAACCTCCATCTTTCGTTTGACCTTCAAGAATCGGAATCACTAGATGAAATAGTCATTACCGGTACCCTAAAACCTGTTAACCGATTGGAGAGCCCCGTACCTGTAGAAGTTTATTCCACCACTTTTCTCAAAAAAAACCCAACTCCAAACATCTTTGAAGCTTTACAAAATGTGAACGGTGTGCGACCTCAACTCAATTGCAATGTTTGTAACACCGGAGACATCCACATTAATGGCTTGGAAGGCCCTTACACTTTGGTGCTTATCGACGGGATGCCTATTGTAAGTGGTTTATCTACCGTGTATGGCCTATCCGGAATTCCAAATTCCTTGATTGAACAGGTTGAAATCATCAAAGGCCCCGCTTCATCCCTTTACGGAAGTGAAGCGGTTGGCGGACTTATCAATATTATCACCAAGCATCCAAGTACAGCCTCAACCATTGCCACCGATGGTTTTGTAACCAGTTGGGGAGAGTCTAATTTGGATTTGGGATTGAAATTAAATCTCGGCAAAAAGATATCGCTGCTCACTGGAGCGAACTATTACAATTACAGCAACCCCATTGATAACAACCGCGATAATTTTACCGATGTCACCCTGCAAGATCGGATTTCTGTTTTTCAAAAATGGCACTTTAAACGCAACAGCAACAAACAACTGTCTGTTGCAGGACGCTTTTTTTATGAAGACCGTTGGGGTGGTGAAATGCAATGGAATAAAAGTTACCGAGGAGGTAATGAAGTTTACGGAGAAAGCATCTACACCACGCGTTTTGAACTTTTAGGCAATTATCAATTGCCAACCACCGAATTGCTCAACCTACAGTTTTCTTATGCCGATCACGACCAAAATTCAGTGTATGGGAACTCTCCCTACCTTGCACAGCAACGCATTGGTTTCTCCCAATTGGTTTGGGACAAACCGCTTAACAAGCATAACTTATTATTTGGTGTTGCGGCTCGTTATAATTTCTACAACGACAACACGCCCGCCACCACTACAGCAGACGAAGTGCTGATTCCTTCTGTATTTGCACAAGATGAAATTCAAATTACCACAAAACAAAAACTATTGTTGGGCCTACGCTACGATTACGACCATCGACACGGTTCCATCCTTACGCCTAGATTAGCCTACAAATTCAACCCTACAAACACTGATATCCTTCGCTTAAATGCAGGCACAGGCTTTAGGGTCGTCAACTTATTTACTGAGGAACACGCTGCCCTTACGGGATCTCGAGAGGTCATTATTGAAGAAACCCTCAAACCCGAACGTTCCTTCAATATCAATTTGAATTATCTCAAAAAACTCTACACCAATAACGGTATGATGTTCAACTTCGATACCTCCATTTGGTACACTTATTTTACCAATGCCATTATACCAGATTACGACAGTAATCCCAATCAGATTATTTATAAAAACTTGGACGGCTATGCCACTTCAAAAGGAATTAGCCTAAATATAGACGCCACTTTTGCCAGTGGCTTAAAAGCCCTCTTAGGAGCCACCTTTCAAGATGTTTCCCAGCAGCGCGACGGTCAAAAAATCGAACAAATCCTAACCGAAAAATTCTCAGGCACCTGGGCGCTTACCTACAAAAATTACCCCACCAATCTCAGTTTGGATTATACCGGAAACCTCTATGGCCCCATGCGGCTCCCATTATTGGGCGACCTGGACCCGAGAAGTGCATACTCTCCCGTATGGAGCATTCAAAATATTCAACTTACCTATGACGGGTTGACTAATTTTGAATTTTATACCGGTATCAAAAACCTTCTCAATTGGACACCAAACAAAGGCAATCCGTTTATTATCGCTAGAGCCCATGATCCGTTTGATGAAAACGTAGAATTTGATAACAATGGGAATGTTGTCCCAACTGCAGACAACCCATACGCCCTAACTTTTGATCCTTCCTATGTCTTTGCACCTAATCAAGGCAGACGTTTCTTTTTAGGCATTAGGTTTCATGTGAATTAAAGAAATACGTTTAAAATGCCAAAGAAATATCCTCAAAATAGGCTTTAAGCTCTGCAATACTCACCTCTTTAAAGTCCAATATAATGTTGTTCGTTTCAGAGGTATTGGTTTCTATCGCATCAAAATAGAGTTTCCCTCCGTCTCGTTTAATCGCCACAATAGTAATATCCTCGTTTTTGGATACGGTACCAAAGTCAATTTCATCATTAGCTTTCCAACCTGGCAACACCGAATTATAATCATTAAAAACCATATTTACATTGGCTTCTTCAGAATTTTTGATCTTAAGTTTAAATTTGACTTTTGCACCTCGACTCTTTACAAACCTATCGCAATTGATCCAACCCAAATTAGCAGTCCTCAACACATAATAACTCACATCTTTAGAAGTCACTTTATCATCTGTACTATCGTCAACTCTCTTTTCAAACACTTCGGCACTTACCTTATCCCCGCCAATATACCCAATGGCTTTGGGCACTAATTCCATTTCTACCGTTTGTGATGGCACCTCCGCACTATCCAAAGGAATCCTAATAACATGCCCTCCACGCGTAATGGAATCATTCTCAAGAATCTTAAATCGGCTTCCCCGCATTTCAAACAATGGTTTTCTCAACATAACTTTTCTGGTACTTGCCCAACCAAACTCACGAATCAATTTCTCCTCTTCATATCGTCGCCATTCTTTCACAAAAGCAGAATCCACCACAAAATCCTTGTCCTTCATGATCTCCCTAATCTTCTCGGTAACCCCTCTTACTTTTGTATAAATGGTATCCGCAGGAAACAAACCTCTACGTAACATCTCGGTAGTCACCAATGCTGTGTCCCTAACCCCAAATCCTTCAACCTTTTCATTATCCACACTAAATAATATTGGAAACGAATAGGGTACTGCAACCGCTCTTCCTCTCTGCTTGCCCGGGATCATTTTAGGCAAAAGCCCAATTACCCTATTGGCTTCTTCCTCCAATAATGGATGGGCCCCACTAGATTGAACAAACTGCACCTCCCCATGCTTGCTAATTTTAAATATGCTCATGATTCGTTGTCTCCCGGTAATACCAAGACCAGCAGCAATATCAGTGTTAAAATACCTTTGAACATGTTTCTTTATTGCCGCATGAAAACATTCCCGACGCAATTGATCATCACCCTTAGTTTCACAACCAGGAAATATGGGCGCCTGTTCTATTACCGAAAATGGCACTTCAATATCAACTTCCTCCACTTCTTCAACAGATACTATTTCCTCTATTACAGGCTGAACTTCCCAATTGACATAATCACCTTGCACTTTCCCGGAAAACAATTGCATGCCATCCTTTTGACCCTTTTTAGGAAACCCTATTTCAATGGCAACTCCATTTTTTAACTCTAGAGCTTTGCCATTTTGAAAAGCTTCCAGATGTAACATACCTCCTGTTTCCAACTGCTCATCATGACTTCGAGTGGTTAAATTTGCCAACAACATATCTGCAAGCTCATAATATTCAGATACTTTTAAATTGACATTTCCATTGACGATACGTCCTGAATTTTTATAAACAAATGAATTGGCTTTGATCCGCAACCTTGTGCCTTCCCTGCAAACTATAACCGTATCTTTGGCCGTATTCACGACTATGATTTCAGCCTCTTTCAAAATTAGCTTATACGTCTGCTTTGAGGTTTTAGTGACTATCTCAACCTGCACAGAATCTTTCACCAAACCTACATTGGAAGCTTTTTCCACTTGGATGGAATCCAAAGCAATTACAACTTTCTCTTTAGGATATTCTTCCTCAGTAATTGGATCAATGATGGACTTTGTTGTATCCGACTTGGGAGTTTCTTCTCTCTCACCAGACTTTGATAATACTACAAACAAGACTGTAGAAACAATTGCTACAAATACCGAAACCGCAACAACCTTAAGCCATTTACCTAGCTTATAGGCTTGGTATCCCTTAGCCATTTCGGCCCTTAAAGCCACACGATCCATACCACCCAGCATCACCAAATGCTCTTGGTACAAACTATTAAAATCTCCATCGTATTGCAATCGCTCTTCAAAGCTAGCCAACGCTTCACTAGACAACAATCCGTTTACATATTGGTCGATTAATTCTATGTTATTTATATAGTTTTCCATGAGGTTTTGAATTAGGATTGAACAGATTGAAAGGTGTTTTGAAAAATGTCTTTGGCCTTAGCCAAGCATTTATACTTCTGGTTTTTCGCAATTTTTTCAGACTTAAACTGCATCACTTTGGCAATGTCTCTAAAGGACATTTTTTTGTGATAAAACATAAGCAACAATTGCTGACATCGTTCTCCTAATTCAGAAAAAGCACGCTCTGCAAAGCGGTACTTTTTTTCCTCCTGAACTTGGCTGGAAATATCTTCTAAATTCTCATTAAGATCACTTTTAGAAAGTTTGTTGAGATTATTTTGGGTATCACTCCAAATATACCGTGACACGGCATATAGATAGGTGTAAATTGAAGAAGTAAGTTGAAAATTGGGCTTTTGGAGATTGCGGTACAGCACAATCAAAGCCTCTTGGAATACGTCCTTGGCGTCTTGCTTTTTCC
Coding sequences within it:
- a CDS encoding TonB-dependent receptor; the protein is MRLLLPALILCFNTVLAQQHFQIKGNVYSNGEVLPFANVYLKHTSLGTTSDEHGSYEINNIAPGRYTIVVSFTGYTSQQKTIQLKNDNLHLSFDLQESESLDEIVITGTLKPVNRLESPVPVEVYSTTFLKKNPTPNIFEALQNVNGVRPQLNCNVCNTGDIHINGLEGPYTLVLIDGMPIVSGLSTVYGLSGIPNSLIEQVEIIKGPASSLYGSEAVGGLINIITKHPSTASTIATDGFVTSWGESNLDLGLKLNLGKKISLLTGANYYNYSNPIDNNRDNFTDVTLQDRISVFQKWHFKRNSNKQLSVAGRFFYEDRWGGEMQWNKSYRGGNEVYGESIYTTRFELLGNYQLPTTELLNLQFSYADHDQNSVYGNSPYLAQQRIGFSQLVWDKPLNKHNLLFGVAARYNFYNDNTPATTTADEVLIPSVFAQDEIQITTKQKLLLGLRYDYDHRHGSILTPRLAYKFNPTNTDILRLNAGTGFRVVNLFTEEHAALTGSREVIIEETLKPERSFNINLNYLKKLYTNNGMMFNFDTSIWYTYFTNAIIPDYDSNPNQIIYKNLDGYATSKGISLNIDATFASGLKALLGATFQDVSQQRDGQKIEQILTEKFSGTWALTYKNYPTNLSLDYTGNLYGPMRLPLLGDLDPRSAYSPVWSIQNIQLTYDGLTNFEFYTGIKNLLNWTPNKGNPFIIARAHDPFDENVEFDNNGNVVPTADNPYALTFDPSYVFAPNQGRRFFLGIRFHVN
- a CDS encoding RNA polymerase sigma factor, whose translation is MSDQKIVALFKSGHREKAFRQLYKLYPKIERMILSKGGKKQDAKDVFQEALIVLYRNLQKPNFQLTSSIYTYLYAVSRYIWSDTQNNLNKLSKSDLNENLEDISSQVQEEKKYRFAERAFSELGERCQQLLLMFYHKKMSFRDIAKVMQFKSEKIAKNQKYKCLAKAKDIFQNTFQSVQS
- a CDS encoding metal-dependent transcriptional regulator, coding for MLSLSEENYLKAIYHLGKFGAVSVSTSAVAQQMETKASSVTDMIKKLSEKDLVSYRKYQGAKLTNEGRKIAASVVRKHRLWEVFLVEHLNFSWDEVHDVAEQLEHIKSEKLINQLDAFLEFPTHDPHGDPIPDKDGQIKKTEKVLLAQIQESEVCMCIGVKDTSKDFLKYLDKHRIALGTSFKVLSKESFDESMIIEVNDKPLSISKTVSNNLYVKLSE
- a CDS encoding iron dependent repressor, metal binding and dimerization domain protein; this encodes MSISNPIVNLVVFVLLVALLFFLFRPVKGWVWIIRNSIKTNQKIITEDILKQMYTLETMGESIFKEELMNGLKYRNGVLEDVMDAMAVSGLIALEGKEMSLLPMGREYAIKIVRVHRLWEKYLAEKTGFDKTEWHPRAEKMEHQLSYEETNVLATKLGNPIYDPHGDPIPSHLGEVTDIDGKHLVDLEADTVGKIVHIEDEPAVIYHQILAENIHIGSHIRVVENNEKRVVFYSEGEEFILAPEVARNLTIEVFTEDVYIEEDAVRLSALKSGESAEILGISKECRGESRRRLLDLGFVKGASIHIGLESPLRNPKAYIVKGSAIALRDDQAAKVLIKRK